In Pseudorasbora parva isolate DD20220531a chromosome 20, ASM2467924v1, whole genome shotgun sequence, a single window of DNA contains:
- the strap gene encoding serine-threonine kinase receptor-associated protein, with the protein MAMRQTPLTCSGHTRPVVDLAFSGITPYGYFLISACKDGKPMLRQGDTGDWIGTFLGHKGAVWGATLNKEATKAATAAADFTAKVWDAVTGDEVLTLAHKHIVKSVNFTQDSNCLLTAGNDKVLRIYDLSKPEADPLEIAGHTSAIKKALWCNNDQQILSAADDKTIRLWDKNTKEAVNTLSFEASVSSMEYIPDGEILVITYGRTIAFYNAHSLDLIKTVDAPASIHSASLHPDKDFFVAGGDDFKLYKYDYTTKEEMESYKGHFGPIHCVRFSPDGELYASGSEDGTLRLWQTAVGKTYGLWKCVLPEELSSENSEALYCPPAEIKA; encoded by the exons ATGGCTATGAGACAGACTCCTCTCACCTGCTCTGGTCATACCAGACCTGTTGTGGATCTAGCGTTCAGTGGAATAACTCCTTATGGATATTTCCTTATTAGTGCTTGTAAAG ATGGCAAACCTATGTTGCGCCAGGGAGACACAGGGGACTGGATTGGGACGTTCTTGGGTCACAAAGGTGCTGTCTGGGGTGCCACCTTAAATAAAGAAGCTACAAAAGCAGCTACGGCCGCCGCAGATTTTACAGC AAAGGTATGGGACGCTGTCACTGGAGATGAGGTCCTCACCCTGGCGCACAAGCACATTGTGAAATCTGTGAACTTCACACAG GACAGTAACTGTCTCCTGACTGCAGGGAATGATAAAGTACTGCGCATCTATGATCTCAGTAAACCTGAAGCAG ATCCCCTGGAGATTGCAGGCCACACCTCTGCCATAAAGAAAGCTCTTTGGTGTAACAATGACCAACAGATTCTCTCGGCTGCTGATGACAAAACTATCAG ACTTTGGGACAAGAACACTAAGGAGGCAGTGAATACTCTGTCGTTTGAGGCCTCTGTCAGCAGCATGGAGTACATTCCTGATGGTGAGATTCTCGTCATCACGTATGGGAGAACCATCGCTTTCTACAATGCCCACAG TTTGGATCTGATTAAGACTGTGGATGCCCCTGCTTCTATTCACTCTGCCTCACTGCATCCTGATAAAGACTTCTTTGTGGCTGGAGGAGATGACTTCAAGCTTTATAAATATGACTACACCACCAAAGAGGAAATGG AGTCATACAAGGGTCACTTCGGGCCCATACACTGTGTGCGGTTTAGCCCTGATGGAGAGCTGTATGCCAGTGGCTCAGAGGACGGCACTCTGCGTCTGTGGCAGACGGCAGTAGGGAAAACATACGGCCTGTGGAAATGTGTCCTGCCTG AGGAGCTGTCGTCAGAGAACTCAGAAGCGCTGTACTGCCCTCCAGCAGAGATCAAGGCCTGA
- the etnk1 gene encoding ethanolamine kinase 1, with the protein MAKYIHVPECAPVVPKLDVTVDEHDYRAGALKLIKTLRPHWKPSEVKMKFFTDGITNKLIGCYIGGSMQEVVLVRVYGNKTELFVDRENEVKSFRVLQAHRCAPRLYCTFNNGLCYEFLEGVALEPEHIRSPTIFRNIARQMAKYHAIHAHNGWVPQSDLWLRMSKYFSLVPTHFEDPEMDQRLNSEVPSSACLRDEMIWLQQNLSKLGSPVVLCHNDLLCKNIIYNQKEGNVKFIDYEYAGYNYQAFDIGNHFNEFAGLNEVDYTLYPGRELQLQWLRAYLEAYKEYKSQGTQVSNNEVEVLYVQVNRFALASHFFWGLWALIQAQYSTIDFDFLGYAVLRFSQYFKMKPEVMSLHLPE; encoded by the exons ATGGCCAAGTACATCCATGTTCCAGAATGCGCGCCCGTGGTTCCAAAATTAGACGTGACGGTAGATGAGCACGATTACAGAGCCGGAGCGCTGAAACTCATCAAGACGCTCAGACCCCACTGGAAACCTTCTGAGGTCAAAATGAAG TTTTTCACAGACGGCATCACAAACAAATTGATTGGCTGTTATATCGGCGGGTCCATGCAAGAAGTGGTCCTGGTACGGGTCTACGGGAACAAGACGGAACTGTTTGTGGACCGTGAAAATGAAGTGAAGAGCTTTCGTGTCCTCCAGGCACACAGGTGCGCTCCACGTCTCTACTGCACCTTCAACAATGGCCTGTGCTATGAGTTTCTGGAGGGTGTGGCCCTGGAGCCCGAGCACATCCGCAGCCCCACCATCTTCAG GAACATTGCAAGGCAGATGGCAAAATATCATGCCATACATGCCCACAACGGCTGGGTCCCCCAGTCAGACCTCTGGCTGAGAATGAGCAAGTACTTTTCTCTTGTTCCTACACACTTTGAGGACCCTGAGATGGACCAGAG GCTGAACAGTGAGGTGCCCAGCTCTGCGTGTCTTAGAGACGAAATGATCTGGCTTCAGCAAAACCTCTCTAAACTGGGTTCCCCAGTCGTTCTCTGTCACAACGATCTGCTTTGTAAGAACATCATCTACAACCAAAAGGAAG GAAATGTCAAATTCATTGACTACGAATATGCTGGGTACAATTACCAAGCCTTTGACATTGGGAATCACTTCAATGAATTTGCAG GTCTAAATGAGGTGGACTACACCCTGTATCCTGGGCGAGAGCTCCAGTTGCAGTGGCTCCGGGCCTATCTGGAGGCCTACAAGGAGTACAAATCACAGGGCACACAGGTCTCCAACAACGAAGTGGAGGTGCTGTACGTGCAGGTCAACCGATTCGCCTTG GCATCTCATTTCTTCTGGGGACTGTGGGCTTTAATCCAGGCTCAGTACTCCACCATTGACTTTGACTTCTTGGG ATATGCAGTTCTCCGTTTCAGCCAGTACTTCAAGATGAAACCAGAGGTGATGTCACTGCACCTTCCAGAATAA